The Branchiostoma floridae strain S238N-H82 chromosome 7, Bfl_VNyyK, whole genome shotgun sequence region GTTTTCTTGATACTATACATtcttttatttacttaggattCACCGCAGAACAAGGCTAATgcagccactcaagcgttttgggttacaatactgtattgtgaagagagatgtcTGTTAACCATTGACTTGAgcagtttcagattgtaccccaTGGGAAAGCAAGTCCTTGGAAACTTATTCCATAGCAATGTACGTAGTTCTATGAAAGACGAATTTTGTTCTTGTGTCGCAAATCCAACCTAGGGAGGACAGAAATAGTGGACTTactggtgcagcatggtgcaacagTAGACGTACTGGACTGGTACCAGAACACACCACTCATGACCGCTTGTGTCAACAACCATGTCGACACGGTTCGGCGACTGATTGAGCTTGGAGCAAGGCCTGATTTGGACGACGGCCATATAGCACAGATGCAAGTATCACATTCTTAAATCAGAAATATGAACGATGGTTTCTTATGTAGACGAACTAGACGGAGGCTTTTGGGTTTGTGTgtaattgtgtatgtgtgtgtgtgtgtgtgtccgtgtgtgagGGAGTTGTGTTTGTGCGTGCCTCTGTTTTGCTAAGACCTGACCCTGCTACTCCCTGCATTGCCCTCATTTCAATATTATAATGACCTACTGTAATATTGAAATGAACAAGGTGCTACTAAGAACTCGTAAATATGCAATAGGCATAGTGATAATTGGCCTAGAGTTCCCCACCCTTCTTTTGCATTTGTTTACGCACTAATTTCGCACCCCCACCCACGGCCCTGTTGCAGTATTAGAGGCATGCAAGTAATACACATTTGTAACCCTTTGAGGAAAGTGGAGAAAATGAGATGTCATTATCTTATaaccccattccactagggcggCGCTCTGGCCGCGCTCTCTCTCtccgacctgaaatttgacatatcgctcaaggaattgtacagaaaagaaacaaatcttttttacCCTTTGTACGTTTTGCTGTCCTCTTggtcacaccaaggaggttaaaaatcacctcCTTGGTCACACCTAATGTgacttgtacgttttgtaagATATACCATGTgagaaatcgaaggttacacccTACagtatttaggtcgcagtgagagcacagcgTGATCGCAGTCTAATGGTAGGGggcctttagtaaggaataaaaACTACAGACAAGTCTCTACTAGACTGAATACACAGACAAAAGTAATGGGAGAATAACCCTAGTATGGACTCTTCTGGCCAattattattgtttgtttttgtttttgccaaATTTACATAGGACGGtgatagacatttcagattAGAAGACAAAAATAGCCACAAAGTGTACTtccgacacccccctcccacaaactCTGCTGAAAGTATAGTTTCTAGCCTACCATAGATACCAAAATGCCACTAAGAAATGGTTCAGCTCGCCCCGGCGGGGGTCGTCTAGGCGCAGTCGGCTGAATGCTTCTCCCTACACAATTTGGGACCTTCCAATTTGACTGTGTGTGCGTGATTGATTGTATGTGTACAGTGTATAcatgttagattaaaaaaaacagccatttTCTCTTCAAATACTCCTGGACCAGTGTTTGAAAATCTGTTTGAAAAACCCAAGCTGACTATTACCACTGAGCCCAAGCTGACTGTCTGGCATGCCAGGTAAAGGTGTGACAAGCTCCATTGTTCTCCTAGGGCAGTCTGGTGCCCTGCTGTAGGAGACTAAGTCaacaaatgtttaaaacaaaagCGTTTAGACAGATTTCCACCTAATTTTGCTCTTGTAGTAAGCCAAGGTCACGCGCCGATGTTGTACGTGTAGGGTTTGTTTATTTCGGGTGAAGCAATTCAACCGGGCAGTATTTGAAGCTTTTAGGCACCACAGATTTCCGACTGTTAAATAATTGTTTGTGTGATGTATATACATAAAATTTCTTGTTCTAACAGACAAAGGGGACTCGCATAGTTTGATGAACATGTCTATCTATTCTGACTCTCACCTGGTGCTTCCACAAAGGGAGGGGAACAAGTATAGACAAGTCTGGATCCCAATCATAGTCATTTCAGAAGTCGGGTCAGGAACCTCGAGAAAGTCCTTGTGTTTTTTGaatagtgaattttgtgcacTGCTGTTTAATTTGTGGAAGCCAAGGTGGAATTTTCCTACATTGCGGAGCATATTTGAACATATATTCGTACAAGTAGGTTATAGACAGGTTTAACCTATTTGATTTGCAATATGCCGAGTTGAGTTGCCATCTTCTAAAATAGTACATGAAAACACTTGTAAAGATTTTAGTTTCCTTTGTTGTTAGCTTCTTTTTTAAAGCTAACATGGTTCTAGAtagttttctcattttcttgtcTCAAGGAATTATTCcaaagtgctttattttggttggaccaaggaggttgaactctttcaacctccttggctgGACAAAGGAATTGCGACCAGACATTTCTGGCCATGAGTCATGAACTGACCAATTAAAGAGTCCCTGACTGCATTCTATGCATAATTAAAGATGAATACAGGTAATTACTTTGGACCGAGGCGCTAAAAACAATTAGTCTATTGATATTAATGCTCCTGTCAACATGATGGATTGGGTTGTCAAATTGATTGATTAGCTAAACACAGGAAAACTACAAAATTCAAGCATGTAAACTTTAAAAGCAAAGACTAGCTTGTTTATTAAAACCTATCAAGTCAAAATGGCATGGAAAGAATGCAGAACAAGTGTGTTTGCATGAATAGCTTTCTGGAAAATCAATTTTACCATCAGAAAGTTAGATATTGACAGTTAAATTTACAGGCAACCCCCCAAATTCTATCAAAATTTCTAAACTTTTATTAATTTCAAGTAATCTAAAGTGTATTTTTATACTCAGTAAAGCTATTCGAAAAGTATACAGTCGTCTCTACATcctgtaaaaaaattgttactttTGGCCATCTGCAACAAGTTGGTCTCGGGCAATATTTGTCGAAATTAGAAGAGTAAATGTATTAATATATTGTAGAAATATTATGGTAATTATTGTTTAGTCTGATACATAATTGGAATGAGCAGTATCTCTTCTCCACTTCTGCCAAATTATAAGCCATTTGGCCTCATAAAACTTGAGATAATGACATTTTTTCTACCAAACCCCCAATACCCTCTGTTTTGGTCTTAGTCACACCTTAGCAAAACAGAGGCGTGTGaggtgtttgtgtatgtgcgtgAGGTGTGTGCGCGCGCCCGTGTATgaggtgtgtgtgcgtgcatgtaaagtgtgtgtgattgtgaggtgtgtatatttttgtgtgtgagaTGTGCATGAGTTTGCGTGCTTATGTTGAAAATAAGTTATAGCGCCATGAGCATggtgaatgttttgaaattcccGTTGTATTGTAAATGCATATTTTGTTATCTCATGGCCTAGCTGTTACCTAATTGAGTCACATCTTCCACTAGCTTAAGGGTAGAAGTCGCCGAAAATCGTTGTTCTGTGGAAGAGAGTTATAACCTGATAGAAGAGGCGAAGAAgaccaagctgttgagatgctgcaacccgaagtgtggcaaaccaggcTACAGGTAGGTTTTCCTGATGACTGCTACACAGTAATTTTTCACCATTGTTTTCTTGTCCTACGTGCAAACGGCTTTTGGATATAAAAGTGAGGTGCTAATACAAGTGCGTTAGGTGTGATGGCAAGAACATACAATTCCGtgtatttctgtatttctaCACTTCTTTGTAGCTTGAAAACGTAAATCAAAAAGATTCCTGAATACCTTGTTTATCTTGTACAGGAAAACCCTaaagctgtgtggccggtgcaagctgacccgctactgcagccgtgactgtcagaaacaacactggactgtcggacacaagaagtgctgtgggcatgacgtgTACTCTTATGAAGAAACTGACCCGTTCGAAAGGATGGTTATGTCGTTGACAAAACTCGCCCTTGAAGAGGAATAACAAACATGACTCTactcattttttaaaacttttttgacatgtttttaagTTAACGACGGCAGAAATTGACTTGTCATTCCGTACGAAGAATTAGTGAAAATTACAGAAATATCAAATGTACTACAAATTAAATGACATGCTGTCAAACTTTAAGGCTAAGATACTGTTTGATTGACCTTTTTTGGGCTATCTTAGAAGAAAAAAGTAAGCAAACAGGTTGTAATTGTCTATGTAGGGTGACGGCTTATTATAAATTAAACTTCACATGCACATGATAATACTTACTTTGTAGTGCTGAACATccattcattttgtatttatagGTGTGAATCACATGAAGAATTATAAAGAAAGAAGATGTAACGGGCGCTGGTGATATTATTGGTATCATCTATTTCCTCACtaatttgaaatagaaaaatcGTCAAGAATCG contains the following coding sequences:
- the LOC118419704 gene encoding uncharacterized protein LOC118419704, whose product is MTACVNNHVDTVRRLIELGARPDLDDGHIAQILRVEVAENRCSVEESYNLIEEAKKTKLLRCCNPKCGKPGYRKTLKLCGRCKLTRYCSRDCQKQHWTVGHKKCCGHDVYSYEETDPFERMVMSLTKLALEEE